From a region of the bacterium genome:
- a CDS encoding DNRLRE domain-containing protein: YTFGFANDDALWTPGEESLPLTVAFLVDDGVAVAFTARIGAGLPANAGLIAGMVFADYDGDGVRDEGEEGVPGAVIELRHDQREMLARTVTAADGRYRFGGLVAGAYTVTLAPQPLLAPTGDPVLHVLLTTTADGVSRFEEADFGALWAPGDSLGGNAVADATVRADVDSRRNDNYGADPFLAVGTGREGPSSPDRIRGYVRFEVPVFFREISAAHLELTIAAFRDGVDQTYELSVHRVLPTEGRTPWIEGNGSEVTPAPPGVEWVDAAAGIAWTGAADGGDANNQTQPEFAADASASLTLVQADHAVGDVIRIDVTDLVRGWINGDYPNEGLVLRDTGPGGFRQLWFGARDGLLRGYQDDRVQPGPRLVFE, encoded by the coding sequence CTACACCTTCGGCTTCGCGAACGACGACGCCCTGTGGACGCCCGGCGAGGAGAGCCTGCCGCTGACGGTGGCCTTCCTCGTGGACGACGGCGTCGCGGTGGCCTTCACCGCCCGCATCGGGGCGGGGCTGCCGGCGAACGCGGGTCTCATCGCCGGCATGGTGTTCGCCGACTACGACGGCGACGGCGTGCGCGACGAGGGCGAGGAGGGGGTGCCCGGCGCCGTGATCGAGCTGCGCCACGACCAGCGCGAGATGCTCGCCCGCACCGTGACCGCGGCCGACGGCCGCTACCGTTTCGGCGGTCTCGTGGCCGGCGCCTACACCGTGACCCTGGCGCCGCAGCCGCTGCTGGCGCCGACCGGCGATCCGGTCCTGCACGTGCTGCTGACGACGACGGCCGACGGCGTGTCGCGCTTCGAGGAGGCCGACTTCGGCGCCCTGTGGGCCCCGGGCGACAGCCTCGGCGGCAACGCCGTGGCCGACGCCACCGTGCGCGCCGACGTCGACAGCCGGCGCAACGACAACTACGGCGCCGATCCGTTCCTCGCCGTGGGCACCGGGCGCGAAGGCCCCTCGAGCCCGGACCGCATCCGCGGCTATGTGCGCTTCGAGGTGCCGGTCTTCTTCCGCGAGATCTCCGCGGCCCATCTCGAGCTGACCATCGCGGCGTTCCGCGACGGGGTCGACCAGACCTACGAGCTGTCGGTGCACCGGGTGCTGCCCACCGAGGGGCGCACGCCGTGGATCGAGGGCAACGGCTCCGAGGTCACGCCCGCGCCGCCCGGCGTGGAGTGGGTCGACGCGGCCGCAGGCATCGCCTGGACGGGCGCCGCCGACGGCGGCGACGCCAACAACCAGACCCAGCCCGAGTTCGCGGCCGACGCGTCGGCGAGCCTCACGCTGGTCCAGGCCGACCACGCCGTGGGCGACGTGATCCGCATCGACGTGACGGACCTGGTGCGCGGCTGGATCAACGGCGACTACCCCAACGAGGGACTCGTGCTGCGCGACACCGGTCCGGGCGGGTTCCGGCAGCTGTGGTTCGGCGCGCGCGACGGCCTGCTGCGCGGCTACCAGGACGACCGCGTGCAGCCGGGGCCGCGGCTGGTGTTCGAGTAG